Proteins from one Lachnospiraceae bacterium KGMB03038 genomic window:
- the blaR1 gene encoding BlaR1 family beta-lactam sensor/signal transducer, protein MTQFIIHFLICNLWISGMIGILFGIKKLLRKSLTSRTQYHLWFLLFGLFLIPFLPVRFDPAFSLLSWFTDFQNGQVYHAGQTAGGTEVLFSTGTAADWMNDFAVSVSGSAPDQIGKVLFCLWILGIAAVLFGMIWSWLRFRRIQRSALPLQNQEIQKLYQSCLKEMRISRDIPVYSTAFLESPVITGLFHPCIYLPIHLISDHDLAEIRYILLHELQHYRHKDNISNYMMIAVRLLYWFNPLVHLALKALRADREIACDTSVLEMLDPSSYQDYGYTLINFAEKVSLNSFPFSTGLGGNTTQIRRRILNIATYQKPSLTKTLKSILAFSLTAALCLAVTPALSSYAMETETYRWNSSGKNISYLELPSYFGNNEKNQDHYEGTFVLYDLNQDHWQICNMDQALARAAPNSTYKIYDALFALEEQVITPEDSRLAWDHQDYAFQAWNQDQTLQTAISGSVNWYFQTLDAQLGRDTLQAYLQKIGYGNEAIAGSLSSYWMESSLKISPIEQVELLTALYRNTFRFSPENIQAVKDSLCLSSSLAGTLYGKTGTGRIDGKDISGWFVGFVEQKDNTYFFATNIQADSNATGSHSAEITLSLLNDLGIWK, encoded by the coding sequence ATGACTCAATTTATCATCCATTTTCTGATCTGCAATCTGTGGATCAGCGGCATGATCGGAATCCTGTTTGGAATAAAAAAGCTGTTGAGAAAGAGTCTGACCAGCAGAACCCAGTACCATCTGTGGTTTCTGCTTTTTGGGCTTTTCCTGATCCCATTTCTCCCGGTCCGGTTTGACCCGGCATTTTCACTTCTTTCCTGGTTTACAGATTTTCAAAATGGCCAGGTATATCATGCCGGACAGACAGCCGGCGGCACAGAGGTCCTCTTTTCCACTGGGACGGCTGCTGACTGGATGAATGATTTTGCCGTTTCTGTCAGCGGCAGCGCGCCGGACCAGATTGGCAAGGTCCTCTTTTGCCTCTGGATCCTCGGTATCGCCGCGGTGCTCTTTGGTATGATCTGGTCCTGGCTTCGTTTTCGCCGGATCCAGAGATCTGCCCTGCCGCTTCAAAACCAGGAGATCCAGAAGCTGTACCAAAGCTGTCTGAAAGAAATGCGGATCTCCAGGGATATCCCTGTATATAGTACCGCCTTTTTAGAGTCGCCGGTGATCACAGGGCTGTTTCATCCCTGCATCTATCTTCCGATCCATTTGATCTCCGATCATGATCTTGCGGAAATCCGGTATATCCTGCTCCACGAACTGCAGCATTACCGGCATAAAGACAATATATCCAATTATATGATGATTGCCGTCCGGCTGCTTTACTGGTTTAATCCCCTGGTCCATCTCGCCCTGAAAGCGCTGCGCGCCGACCGGGAGATTGCCTGCGACACCTCTGTTCTGGAAATGCTGGATCCGTCTTCCTACCAGGACTACGGGTACACTCTGATCAATTTCGCGGAAAAAGTTTCCCTTAACTCCTTTCCTTTCTCTACAGGACTTGGAGGAAATACAACCCAGATACGGCGCCGCATCCTGAACATCGCCACCTATCAGAAGCCCTCCCTTACGAAGACCCTGAAAAGCATCCTTGCATTTTCTCTGACTGCTGCCCTCTGCCTGGCCGTCACCCCGGCATTATCTTCTTATGCCATGGAAACGGAAACCTATCGGTGGAACTCTTCTGGAAAAAATATTTCCTATTTAGAGCTTCCCAGCTATTTTGGAAATAATGAAAAGAACCAGGATCATTATGAAGGAACCTTCGTCCTCTATGACCTGAACCAGGATCACTGGCAGATCTGCAACATGGATCAGGCCCTCGCGCGGGCAGCGCCTAATTCCACCTACAAGATTTATGACGCTCTCTTCGCCTTAGAAGAGCAGGTCATCACTCCAGAAGACTCCCGGCTTGCCTGGGATCACCAAGATTACGCGTTCCAAGCCTGGAACCAGGATCAAACCTTGCAGACCGCTATATCTGGTTCTGTAAACTGGTATTTCCAGACGCTGGACGCCCAGCTTGGCAGAGATACCCTGCAGGCATATCTTCAGAAGATCGGATATGGAAATGAGGCAATCGCCGGCAGCCTCTCCTCCTACTGGATGGAGTCTTCTCTGAAGATCTCGCCCATCGAGCAGGTAGAGCTTTTGACTGCTCTCTATAGAAATACGTTTCGCTTTTCGCCTGAAAATATACAGGCAGTAAAAGATAGTCTCTGCCTTTCTTCCTCTTTGGCCGGAACCCTGTACGGCAAGACAGGCACCGGACGGATCGACGGGAAAGATATCAGCGGCTGGTTTGTCGGTTTTGTAGAGCAGAAAGATAATACCTATTTTTTCGCCACAAATATCCAGGCAGACTCCAATGCCACCGGCAGTCATTCTGCTGAGATCACACTGTCCCTTTTAAATGACCTGGGAATCTGGAAATAG
- a CDS encoding BlaI/MecI/CopY family transcriptional regulator, whose protein sequence is MPALPQISEAEYEVMKIVWKYAPINTNEITERLLKTTSWSPKTIQTLIKRLVTKGALTYEKQGRIFVYTPAVQENEYLDQENASFLKRFYNGDISAMLSAYLDHHSLSETEIQNLRSLLSKDSE, encoded by the coding sequence ATGCCTGCTTTACCCCAGATTTCAGAAGCGGAATATGAAGTCATGAAAATCGTATGGAAGTATGCGCCCATCAATACCAATGAGATCACGGAGCGCCTGCTAAAAACCACTTCCTGGAGCCCTAAGACCATCCAGACCCTGATCAAACGCCTTGTGACCAAAGGCGCCCTGACCTACGAAAAACAAGGCCGCATATTCGTCTATACCCCGGCGGTCCAGGAAAATGAATATTTAGATCAAGAAAATGCTTCTTTTCTGAAACGTTTTTACAACGGTGATATCAGCGCCATGCTTTCCGCTTATCTGGATCATCATTCCCTTTCGGAAACGGAGATCCAGAATCTGCGTTCCCTTCTTTCCAAAGATTCAGAGTAA
- a CDS encoding DUF4062 domain-containing protein — MYKPIVFVSSTIYDFKDLRSALKYWLTEKGYEVRMSERNDFVKDSSKNSYLACLDSIKECDYYILLIGARAGGLFSTDPKITITQREYEYANELAEQGKIKKLLIFVRQSIWDIREDRRALQRYIENELIKDEGLISKAEEIKLITNRSSSIIKDTDLIFNFLKEVGKIDDLKKAIKTGTEYPKRNWINQFNNFEDIIDVLKIELNANRDIDIKRWNEILKQEISENLARLSTMVDKKIVPFFLFASMARKKLPEKFGEQYTLNYKEIISFREFAVAGILQGTLLSTEMIISAINSGVYLKYDSAKGVYTTSNVQRALVDMLNCIKGIKRQKESFGTNEIVNIVNKFNQIPAGAGLTLHSDDTLLFMVYAAHDYQYNIYHLSKYLLGIFEGIIADDKYPVLYKEGVFKSLTGQDEEIVISPQAAYETYIREIREENK; from the coding sequence ATGTATAAGCCAATTGTATTTGTTAGTTCAACAATTTATGATTTTAAAGATTTGCGTTCAGCATTAAAATATTGGCTTACAGAAAAAGGGTATGAAGTTAGAATGTCGGAGCGAAATGACTTTGTTAAAGACTCAAGTAAAAATTCTTATTTGGCCTGTTTGGACTCTATCAAAGAATGTGATTATTATATCCTATTAATAGGAGCAAGAGCAGGGGGATTATTTTCAACAGATCCTAAAATTACGATAACACAAAGGGAATATGAGTATGCCAATGAGTTGGCTGAGCAAGGGAAAATTAAAAAATTATTGATTTTTGTAAGACAGAGCATTTGGGATATTAGAGAAGACAGGAGAGCTTTGCAAAGATATATCGAAAATGAACTGATAAAAGATGAGGGATTAATTAGCAAAGCGGAAGAAATAAAATTAATTACAAATAGATCTAGTTCTATTATAAAGGATACGGATTTGATTTTTAATTTTCTAAAAGAGGTTGGGAAAATTGACGATTTGAAAAAAGCTATAAAAACGGGAACAGAGTATCCTAAAAGGAATTGGATCAATCAATTTAACAATTTTGAAGATATTATTGATGTTTTAAAAATTGAATTGAATGCAAACAGGGATATTGATATTAAGAGATGGAACGAAATATTAAAACAAGAAATTTCAGAAAATCTTGCCAGATTAAGTACGATGGTAGATAAAAAAATAGTTCCTTTTTTCTTATTCGCATCAATGGCTAGAAAAAAATTGCCAGAAAAATTTGGAGAGCAATACACACTGAATTATAAAGAAATAATTTCATTTAGAGAATTTGCTGTAGCAGGTATTTTACAAGGAACTCTATTATCGACAGAAATGATTATTTCTGCTATTAATTCTGGTGTATATTTAAAATATGATAGTGCAAAGGGAGTTTATACGACAAGTAATGTACAAAGAGCTTTGGTAGACATGTTAAATTGTATTAAAGGAATAAAAAGACAAAAAGAGTCTTTTGGAACGAATGAAATTGTCAATATAGTAAATAAGTTTAATCAGATTCCAGCAGGAGCAGGATTAACATTACATTCAGATGATACATTGCTATTTATGGTATATGCGGCCCATGATTATCAATACAATATTTATCATCTATCAAAATATCTGTTAGGAATTTTTGAAGGAATAATAGCGGACGACAAATACCCAGTTTTATATAAAGAAGGAGTGTTTAAATCTCTTACAGGCCAAGATGAGGAAATAGTTATATCTCCACAAGCAGCATATGAAACATACATAAGAGAAATCAGAGAAGAAAATAAATAA
- a CDS encoding IS256 family transposase, with product MSDKIIQLNEDLIKHDLKDLVRNSVEETLNALLDKEADELVNAEKYERSSDRQGYRSGHYKRNLHTTAGEVELKVPKLKGVPFETAIIERYRRRESSVEEALIEMYLAGVSVRRVEDITEALWGTKVSPGTISNLNKKAYEHIETWRTRPLSGNYPYVYVDGVYLKRSWGGEIQNVSVLVAIGVSQDGCREILGAAEGMKEDRESWRSFFVWLKERGLTGVRLIIGDKNLSMLETIPEVFPDSRYQRCTVHFYRNIFSVTPRNKMKTVALMLKAIHAQESKEAAREKAIQVAEKLRAMKLAKAAKKVEDGIEETLTYMDFPTQHWTRIRTNNAIERLNREIKRRTKAIGAFPDGQSALMLVCARLRHVAATSWGARRYMNMDHLFKTEEDLLSDIIAG from the coding sequence ATGTCTGATAAGATTATACAGCTAAATGAGGACTTAATAAAGCATGATTTAAAGGATCTTGTCCGTAACAGTGTCGAAGAAACATTAAACGCCCTGCTCGATAAGGAAGCCGACGAATTAGTCAACGCTGAAAAGTATGAGCGCTCCTCTGACCGCCAGGGATATCGTTCCGGCCATTATAAGCGAAATCTCCACACTACCGCAGGGGAAGTCGAACTGAAGGTTCCTAAACTGAAAGGGGTTCCTTTCGAGACAGCCATTATCGAAAGATATCGTCGCAGAGAATCTTCCGTGGAAGAAGCTCTTATTGAGATGTATCTGGCCGGTGTTTCTGTCCGACGCGTGGAAGATATCACCGAAGCCTTATGGGGAACGAAAGTATCCCCTGGAACCATCAGTAACCTGAATAAAAAGGCTTATGAGCATATTGAAACCTGGCGTACCCGTCCGCTTTCCGGGAACTATCCTTATGTTTACGTAGATGGTGTTTACCTGAAACGTAGCTGGGGCGGCGAGATCCAGAACGTTTCTGTTCTCGTTGCCATTGGCGTCAGTCAGGATGGCTGCCGGGAAATCCTTGGTGCTGCGGAAGGGATGAAAGAGGATCGTGAAAGCTGGCGTTCTTTCTTCGTATGGTTGAAAGAACGCGGGCTTACTGGTGTACGTTTGATCATCGGCGATAAGAATCTCAGTATGCTTGAAACCATTCCGGAAGTCTTTCCGGATTCCAGATATCAGCGCTGTACGGTTCATTTTTACAGAAATATATTTTCTGTTACCCCCCGTAACAAGATGAAAACGGTAGCGCTTATGCTCAAGGCGATCCATGCGCAGGAAAGCAAGGAAGCCGCCCGTGAAAAAGCAATCCAGGTAGCGGAGAAACTCCGTGCCATGAAGCTTGCTAAAGCTGCCAAGAAGGTAGAGGACGGGATTGAAGAAACCTTGACCTATATGGATTTTCCTACGCAGCATTGGACCCGGATCCGAACCAATAACGCTATTGAGCGCCTCAACCGTGAGATTAAACGGCGTACAAAAGCGATCGGTGCTTTTCCTGACGGGCAGAGTGCCTTGATGCTCGTATGTGCCAGACTGCGTCACGTAGCAGCAACCAGTTGGGGAGCCAGACGCTATATGAATATGGATCATCTTTTCAAAACAGAAGAGGATCTGCTGTCTGATATCATAGCCGGCTGA
- a CDS encoding ParA family protein yields MTLSKGGTGKTTTTVNLGIGLAREGKKVLLVDADPQGDLTTSLGWPEQDNLSVTLATQLEGIVADREMDSHAGILHHEEGVDLIPSNIELAGLEVMLVNAMSRELTLKNYLNEVKSGYDYVLIDCMPSLGMLTINALAASDSVIVPVQAQYLPAKGMTQLMKTIGKVQRQINPALKVDGVLLTLADMRTNLARVTAESIRQNYGRMVKVYQTVIPVGVKAAETSAAGQSIYRYDKNGTVAKAYASFTKEVIRDGERQRDKIAPSRSR; encoded by the coding sequence TTGACACTATCGAAAGGCGGAACAGGAAAAACTACCACAACCGTCAACTTAGGAATCGGGCTTGCCAGAGAAGGGAAGAAGGTTCTTCTGGTGGACGCTGATCCACAGGGTGATCTGACAACCTCACTGGGATGGCCGGAGCAGGATAACCTTTCTGTGACACTTGCCACACAGTTAGAGGGGATTGTGGCAGACCGGGAAATGGATAGCCACGCCGGAATTTTACACCATGAGGAAGGCGTTGATCTGATCCCGTCCAATATTGAACTGGCAGGGCTGGAAGTAATGCTTGTCAATGCCATGAGCCGGGAACTTACGTTGAAAAATTATCTGAATGAAGTGAAAAGCGGATACGACTATGTGCTGATTGACTGTATGCCAAGTTTAGGTATGCTGACGATCAATGCACTGGCGGCGTCTGACAGTGTGATTGTTCCGGTGCAGGCCCAGTATCTCCCGGCAAAGGGAATGACACAGCTAATGAAAACAATAGGGAAGGTGCAAAGGCAGATTAACCCAGCGCTGAAAGTGGACGGTGTACTTTTGACACTTGCAGATATGCGGACAAATCTGGCCCGTGTGACCGCAGAAAGTATCCGTCAGAATTATGGGAGAATGGTTAAGGTTTACCAGACTGTCATTCCGGTTGGCGTGAAAGCAGCGGAAACAAGTGCCGCAGGACAGAGCATTTACCGCTATGACAAAAACGGTACGGTGGCAAAAGCCTATGCGTCATTTACAAAGGAGGTGATACGGGATGGCGAAAGGCAGAGAGATAAAATTGCCCCTTCCCGCAGCCGCTGA
- a CDS encoding ParB/RepB/Spo0J family partition protein, whose product MAKGREIKLPLPAAADLFSTQEERDEAKREFIADIPLEEISDFPDHPYKVKQDESMLELAASIREKGVVNPALVRPKPEGGYEMVAGHRRKFASELAGKTVMPCIVRNLTDDEATIIMVDSNLQREKVLPSEKAFAYKMKLEAMNRQAGRPSKNMTPVVSNSLGIRTNEVLAKEVGESRETIRRYIRLTELITSILDMVDEGKIAMRPAVELSYLPKEQQQVLFDTMEQEDCTPSHAQAIKMRKFAEAGKLNEDVILSIMTEEKPNQVEQFKIPKKRIDKYFSPGTTPKQMEDTIIKALELYRRRERGRER is encoded by the coding sequence ATGGCGAAAGGCAGAGAGATAAAATTGCCCCTTCCCGCAGCCGCTGATCTGTTCAGCACACAGGAGGAACGTGACGAGGCAAAGCGGGAGTTTATAGCAGACATTCCTCTGGAAGAGATCAGCGACTTTCCCGATCATCCGTACAAAGTAAAGCAGGATGAAAGTATGTTGGAACTGGCAGCAAGTATCCGGGAGAAAGGTGTGGTCAATCCTGCTCTGGTGCGCCCGAAACCGGAAGGCGGTTATGAAATGGTGGCAGGACACCGTAGAAAATTCGCCAGTGAGCTTGCCGGGAAAACGGTCATGCCCTGTATTGTGCGAAATCTGACAGATGATGAAGCTACAATTATCATGGTGGACTCTAACCTGCAAAGGGAGAAAGTCTTACCGTCAGAAAAAGCCTTTGCTTATAAAATGAAGTTGGAGGCCATGAACAGACAAGCAGGACGCCCTAGCAAAAATATGACACCAGTGGTGTCAAATTCTTTAGGTATAAGAACAAATGAAGTTCTGGCAAAAGAAGTGGGCGAAAGCAGAGAGACAATCCGTCGTTACATCCGTCTTACCGAACTTATCACATCTATTCTGGATATGGTGGATGAGGGGAAGATTGCCATGCGTCCGGCGGTAGAACTGTCTTACCTGCCGAAAGAACAACAGCAGGTGCTTTTTGACACAATGGAACAGGAGGACTGTACTCCAAGTCACGCACAGGCCATTAAAATGCGGAAGTTTGCAGAGGCGGGAAAGCTGAATGAGGATGTGATCCTGTCGATCATGACAGAGGAAAAACCGAACCAGGTGGAGCAGTTTAAAATCCCGAAAAAGAGGATTGACAAATATTTCTCTCCGGGAACCACGCCAAAGCAGATGGAGGACACAATCATTAAGGCACTGGAACTGTACCGCAGACGGGAGAGAGGACGGGAGAGATAA
- a CDS encoding TonB-dependent receptor, which translates to MEENEVKKIKQLFKKGIALALAAVTTLSVFPAATVSAASERATITFAYCYDGNGNTIRYQQTFSHNGITCGHAGEARTRIYADGENAYCIEPGITLHTGNTLERDASVLWNNLGKEKQDAVNLALLYGAQGSMGSLSGTEDEKILATQMVIWEIVTGCRNATAPYTQTDAKFYNGLCVNGANSGVAAAYNQIISGMISHGTIPGFASGSTDSAPQELKWDGNQYVLKLTDTNGVLSKFNFTSSNSDVKVSTSGNTLTITSNKAIAGNVQLSATKKIPTVSSSAKLIAYGDPSLQDVVTGVENTAAVQAYLNVKIPYGHVQIVKTSEDGVVAGLKFQITGNCIDQTVTTGEDGTIRVENLQPGTYTVTELTENRYEPQKAQTVEVKGGETVTVDFSNILKRGSLKVTKTSEDGLVEGMKFHLYGTSLSGIPVDEYAVTDSTGVATFSDILISGDTPYTLEEVETAERYVVPAAQNVTVNWNEVTNATVHNVLKKFRVTVIKTDRETGIPQGDATLAGAVYGIYNGDTLIDTYTTDSKGSFTTKYYVCGDDWTIREIAPSEGYLLDETSYHVGAEATLYTVELNDTSNDVTEQVIRGKISIIKHTDDGSTQIETPEEGAEFQVYLKSAGSYDSAKDSERDTLVCDENGYAETKDLPYGIYTVHQTKGWEGREMIEDFDVYISSDGEVYRYLINNRLFESYIKVVKKDAETGNTIPLAGAGFQIYDESGNLVTMKYTYPEVTELDTFYTGSDGYLITPEVLPYGNYTLVEVQAPYGYVLDSTPVPFTVSEEQSGEDSGVTVITVEKEDIPQKGKILVTKTGEEFSSVQISGDGVVDKDGNLVEGENIYTPVYEVTGQAGAVYEVIAAEDIVTPDGTVRAAAGEVVDTITTDEEGKAETKELYLGKYQIVEKTAPDGLVLNTGIHEVELTYAGQEVSVTEADTAFYNERQKVTIDLTKTLEQDEIFGIGNAGEIQNVAFGLYAAENLTAADGSMIPADGLIEIVFCSTEGTAAFQTDLPFGRYYVKEVATDQHYLLSEEAYPVDFTYQGQDTAVVHISVNEGNAIENELIRGRISGQKVDSDGEALEGATIGLFSIGTEEFTEETALMVTTSDKDGAFAFEDVPFGRWIVREIASPEGYVLNEALHYVSVTEDEEVIEVELINKLIEGSVRLTKVDAEYPANKLTGAVFELYADTDKDQKLTENDELVGEIPEISEGIYQTDGLLYGGYFVKEKTAPEGFKLDENAYYFEISEDGKIVDVENEAGVGFINQPITGKLELTKTDVADGKPLPNAGFRIKDEDGNIVATGVTDENGIATFTLRYGKYTYQEYNAPEGYEIDESEYAFEIKEDGQIIKATMTNEKIPEEVITTPKTGDDSRPGLWMALSALSGAGAAAFGILAVVKGKKKKEEEQA; encoded by the coding sequence ATGGAGGAGAATGAAGTGAAGAAAATCAAGCAGTTATTCAAGAAAGGGATCGCACTGGCGTTGGCAGCGGTCACGACACTGTCCGTCTTTCCGGCGGCAACAGTATCGGCTGCGTCCGAGCGGGCAACGATCACATTTGCTTACTGCTATGACGGAAATGGGAATACCATCCGTTATCAGCAGACCTTTTCCCATAACGGAATTACCTGTGGACATGCAGGAGAGGCCCGAACCCGGATCTATGCGGATGGGGAGAACGCTTACTGTATTGAACCGGGAATTACCTTGCATACAGGAAACACATTGGAGCGGGATGCTTCTGTGTTGTGGAATAACTTGGGGAAAGAAAAGCAGGACGCTGTGAACCTTGCCCTTCTGTATGGCGCACAGGGCAGCATGGGAAGTTTGTCCGGTACGGAAGATGAGAAAATCCTTGCGACACAGATGGTCATATGGGAAATTGTGACCGGGTGCAGGAATGCCACCGCTCCATACACTCAGACGGACGCTAAATTTTATAATGGTCTTTGTGTAAACGGAGCAAACAGCGGTGTGGCAGCGGCTTATAACCAGATTATCTCCGGCATGATCAGCCACGGAACCATTCCCGGTTTTGCGTCCGGCAGTACAGACAGCGCCCCGCAGGAACTGAAATGGGACGGAAATCAGTATGTGCTGAAACTGACAGATACCAATGGAGTCCTGTCGAAATTCAATTTCACATCGTCTAACAGTGATGTGAAAGTCAGCACATCTGGAAATACACTGACCATCACATCCAATAAAGCGATTGCCGGGAACGTGCAGTTATCTGCAACCAAGAAAATTCCCACAGTGAGTAGCAGCGCCAAGTTGATTGCTTATGGAGATCCGTCTTTGCAGGACGTGGTTACAGGTGTGGAGAATACAGCAGCAGTGCAGGCGTATCTGAATGTGAAAATCCCTTATGGACACGTCCAAATCGTGAAAACTTCTGAGGACGGTGTGGTAGCCGGATTAAAATTCCAGATCACGGGGAATTGCATTGACCAGACTGTGACAACCGGAGAAGATGGAACCATCCGGGTGGAGAACCTTCAGCCGGGAACCTATACAGTAACCGAGCTGACCGAGAACAGATATGAACCGCAGAAAGCGCAGACTGTGGAAGTCAAAGGCGGGGAGACCGTTACCGTGGATTTTTCCAATATCCTCAAGCGTGGCAGTCTGAAAGTGACCAAGACTTCTGAGGATGGTCTGGTAGAAGGCATGAAGTTCCACCTTTATGGGACCTCTCTTTCTGGTATCCCGGTGGATGAGTATGCGGTTACGGACAGCACAGGTGTTGCCACGTTTTCTGATATTCTGATTTCCGGCGATACACCATATACACTGGAGGAAGTCGAGACAGCAGAGCGATACGTGGTTCCGGCGGCTCAGAACGTGACTGTCAACTGGAACGAAGTGACCAATGCCACTGTCCATAATGTACTGAAAAAGTTCCGGGTAACGGTTATAAAGACAGACCGGGAGACAGGAATTCCGCAGGGAGACGCTACACTGGCAGGTGCGGTATACGGGATCTATAACGGGGACACATTGATTGACACCTACACCACAGACAGCAAGGGCAGCTTTACCACAAAATATTATGTATGTGGCGATGACTGGACAATCCGGGAGATTGCTCCGTCCGAAGGGTATCTTCTGGATGAGACTTCCTACCATGTGGGTGCGGAGGCAACCCTTTATACGGTAGAGCTGAACGATACTTCCAATGATGTGACTGAGCAGGTCATCAGAGGAAAAATCTCTATTATCAAACACACAGATGATGGCAGTACACAGATTGAGACACCGGAGGAAGGCGCAGAGTTCCAGGTGTACTTAAAGAGCGCAGGCAGCTATGACAGCGCAAAGGACAGTGAGCGGGATACTTTGGTGTGTGACGAGAACGGATATGCCGAGACCAAAGACCTGCCTTATGGTATTTATACCGTCCACCAGACGAAAGGATGGGAAGGCCGGGAGATGATTGAGGATTTTGACGTATATATCAGCAGTGACGGAGAAGTTTACCGCTATCTCATCAACAACCGCCTGTTTGAATCCTATATCAAAGTGGTCAAAAAAGATGCAGAAACCGGAAATACCATTCCTCTTGCGGGAGCTGGGTTCCAGATCTATGACGAGTCCGGGAATCTTGTGACCATGAAGTATACCTATCCGGAGGTAACAGAACTGGATACTTTCTATACAGGAAGCGACGGTTATCTCATTACGCCGGAGGTTCTTCCTTACGGAAATTACACATTGGTAGAGGTGCAGGCTCCCTATGGGTATGTACTGGACAGTACGCCGGTTCCATTCACGGTATCCGAGGAACAGTCTGGGGAGGACAGTGGAGTGACCGTGATCACGGTGGAAAAAGAGGATATACCGCAGAAAGGCAAGATCCTTGTGACAAAGACAGGGGAAGAATTTTCCTCTGTGCAGATATCCGGAGACGGTGTGGTAGACAAAGACGGGAACCTTGTGGAAGGAGAAAACATTTATACTCCTGTTTACGAAGTAACTGGACAGGCAGGGGCGGTATATGAAGTGATCGCTGCCGAGGACATTGTGACACCGGATGGAACTGTGCGGGCAGCCGCCGGGGAAGTGGTAGATACCATTACCACAGATGAAGAAGGAAAGGCTGAGACAAAAGAACTGTATCTGGGCAAATACCAGATTGTGGAAAAGACAGCGCCGGACGGTCTGGTGCTGAATACAGGAATCCATGAGGTGGAGCTGACGTATGCCGGACAGGAAGTATCCGTAACGGAGGCAGATACTGCTTTCTATAATGAGCGGCAAAAAGTGACGATTGACCTTACAAAGACACTGGAACAGGATGAGATTTTTGGGATTGGAAATGCGGGAGAAATTCAGAACGTGGCCTTTGGCCTGTATGCCGCAGAGAATCTGACAGCAGCGGATGGTTCCATGATCCCGGCGGACGGTCTGATCGAGATTGTGTTTTGCAGTACAGAGGGAACCGCCGCATTTCAGACAGATCTGCCTTTTGGCAGATATTATGTGAAAGAGGTTGCTACCGACCAGCATTATCTTCTGTCAGAGGAAGCCTATCCTGTGGACTTTACCTACCAGGGGCAGGATACCGCTGTGGTTCACATTTCTGTGAACGAGGGCAATGCCATTGAGAATGAGCTGATCCGGGGAAGGATCTCTGGTCAGAAAGTAGACTCGGATGGTGAGGCACTGGAAGGTGCAACGATTGGTCTGTTTTCCATAGGTACAGAAGAATTTACGGAAGAAACCGCCTTAATGGTAACAACCTCTGATAAAGACGGAGCGTTTGCTTTTGAGGATGTACCGTTTGGAAGATGGATTGTACGGGAAATCGCAAGTCCGGAAGGATATGTGCTGAATGAGGCTCTCCACTATGTATCGGTTACAGAAGATGAGGAAGTGATCGAAGTGGAACTGATCAACAAACTCATTGAGGGAAGTGTGCGTCTGACAAAAGTGGACGCAGAATATCCGGCGAACAAGCTGACGGGAGCGGTGTTTGAGCTGTATGCAGACACGGACAAAGACCAGAAACTGACCGAAAACGATGAACTTGTGGGAGAAATTCCGGAAATCTCAGAAGGCATTTACCAGACGGACGGTCTGCTTTACGGAGGATATTTTGTGAAAGAAAAGACTGCCCCGGAAGGCTTCAAGCTGGATGAGAACGCTTATTACTTTGAGATCAGCGAGGACGGAAAGATTGTAGACGTGGAAAATGAGGCGGGCGTTGGCTTTATCAATCAGCCGATTACCGGAAAACTAGAACTGACCAAGACAGACGTTGCGGATGGAAAACCTCTTCCAAACGCCGGATTCCGGATTAAGGACGAGGATGGGAATATTGTTGCCACAGGTGTAACAGATGAGAATGGAATCGCTACCTTTACTTTGCGATATGGAAAATACACCTATCAAGAATACAATGCACCGGAAGGATACGAGATTGATGAGTCCGAATACGCTTTTGAGATCAAAGAAGACGGTCAGATTATAAAAGCTACTATGACCAATGAAAAGATTCCGGAGGAAGTAATCACGACACCAAAAACCGGAGATGACAGCAGACCGGGCCTGTGGATGGCATTATCTGCCCTGTCTGGTGCAGGAGCGGCAGCTTTTGGTATTCTGGCAGTCGTAAAAGGAAAGAAAAAGAAAGAGGAGGAACAGGCATGA